The DNA region AATGCGGCGGCGAGATAATACGCCCGCGCGGGCAGTTCTGGCTCTGCGGCTTCAACTAAAATCAAGGACAGCATGGTTTTACCGTTCGTCCGCGAACTGCTTGCGGAGTTGGAGCATACTGATGCTTTTGAGCGTGTACGGCGTCATCTGAGCGCCGGATCGGGGCGTCGTCGTGTCTCCGGGCTGACGGTGACGGCTCGCGCACTGTATCTGCCGTACTTCGTGCGCGCGGCCGAGGCCCCGGCGCTGATCGTTGTTTCGGACAACAAATCGGCAGAGGCGCTTCATGCGGCGGCGCTCGAGACGTGCGCGTTGACGGGCGCGCTTGAACCGTCGCAGGTGCTGCGCCTTCCCTCGCATGACGTACTTCCATTTGAAAATCTTTCGCCGCACCCGGAGATTCAGGAGACGCGCGCGTCGGCTCTGTGGAAGATATGCGCGCACAAGGCGCGAACGCCGCGGCTGGTGATCGCTCCCATCGAATCGGCCTGCATGAAGCTCTTCGATCGCGGCTACTATGCCGCGCTTGCGCTCGACCTGCGCGTGGGCGAGGAGCATCTGCCGGAGATGCTGGTGGAGCATCTGCTCTCCGTCGGCTATACGAAGGTCGATGTTGTGGAGATGCCAGGCCAGGTGACGATTCGCGGCGGCATCATCGATGTGTACTCGCCGGAGCAGGACAGCCCGGTGCGTATCGATTTCTTTGGCGATGAGATTGAGTCGATTCGCCGGTTCGATCCGGAGACGCAGCGAAGCAGCTCTTCGTTGGATCGCGCGCTGCTGCTGCCGCTGACCGAAACTCCTGTGACGGAGAAGCTGCTTGGCGCGATCAATGCGCGGCTTACACGTGCTGGTGTTGCAGGCGCCGCACTTGAGGGTGGCGAGGAGCCGGTGGAGTTGCAGACGCACGTTGCTACGCGTACGGGTGAGGCAACAGTATTCCCCGGCTGGGAGTTTTTCGCGCCGGTTGCGGGCGCGAAGAGCACCCTGCTCGATTTGCTGGGTCCGTCGACGCGCGTCTTCGTCGAAGAGCCGGCGATGGTGAAGAACCAGGGCGAGCGCTGGTGGAACAAGGTGGAGCAGAGGCACGAGCGCTCGGGCATCGGCTCGCTGGTGCGCGCGGAGGACATCTATCTGTCGCCGTGGGAGCTTGAGGACCGGCTGCGCCGCACGACGGGCTGCGACCTTGACCAGCTAGGCGCAGTGGATGTTCTCGATGCCGAGCGCAACGAGCTTTCAGAGATCGAGTTTTCGACGCGGCCCACGCAGCGTTTTCATGGTTCGATCCCGGCGATGATCGAAGCCTTGCAGTCTTTGATGCGGCAGGAGGCACGCATTCTGCTGACCGCGCCGAACCAGGGTGAGGTGGAGCGGCTGGCCGGACTGTTGCAGGAGTATCAGGTACCGTATCGCCTGGGGTCGCGCACGGAGCAGCATGGCTCGTCGACGGTGTACTCGGAGTCGAGCTATCTGGCGGGTGACCTGCGCACGCCGGTGATCGTCAAGACGGCGATTGCGGCGGGCGTGCAGATACTCGACCAGGACAAGACGACGGCGCGGCAGATTGTCGTCTTCGGCGCACAGGACCTCTCGGACGAAGCCGACGTCACGGCGCGTCCGGTGCGGCGAGCGAAGTCGAAGGCGGCGGCGTTCATCTCCGACTTTCGCGACCTCGCAGTCGGCGACTACGTCGTGCATGTGGAGCACGGCATCGCGCGCTACATGGGGCTGCGCGTGATCGAGGAGAACGGTCAGCCTCCGCTCGAGCTGATGATCCTGGAGTTCGCCGACGAGGCGAAGCTGTATGTTCCGCTGACGCGGCTCGACCTGATCCAGAAGTATCGCTCAACCGAGACGGGCCCCGCGCCTGTGTTGAACAAGCTCGGCTCGCAGGGATGGCAGAAGACCAAGGCGCGCGTAAAGAAGGCGATGGCCGACATGGCCGCGGAGCTGCTGAAGCTCTATGCCCAGCGCGAGGCCACGCAGGGCATGCCCTTTTCGCCCGACACCAACATGCAGCGCGAGTTTGAGGACGCTTTCGACTTCAACGAGACCGACGACCAGTTGAACGCCATCGCCGACATCAAGCAGGACATGGAGTCGACGCAGCCGATGGACCGCCTGCTGTGCGGTGACGTGGGCTACGGCAAGACCGAGGTCGCCATGCGCGCGGCCTTCAAGGCAGTGCAGGACTCGAAGCAAGTGGCGGTGCTGACGCCGACGACGGTGCTCAGCTTTCAACACTACGAGAGCTTCAAGCGCCGATTCGCGAACTTCCCGGTCACGGTCGAGATGATTTCGCGCTTTAGGACTCCAAAGGAGCAGAAGGAGATTCTGGAGAAGGCCGCCGAGGGCAAGATCGACATCCTGATCGGCACACACCGCATCCTGTCGAAGGACCTGAAGTTTCAGGACCTCGGCCTGCTGGTGGTCGACGAGGAGCAGCGCTTCGGCGTGCGCCATAAGGAGCGGCTGAAGCACATGCGCACGGCCATCGATGTGTTGAGCATGTCGGCGACGCCGATTCCGCGCACACTGCATATGTCGCTGATCGGGTTGAGGGACATGAGCGTTATCGAGACGCCGCCGAAGGACCGCATGGCGATCCAGACCATCGTCGCGAAGTTCGACGAGAAGCTGGTGCGCACGGCCATCGAGGTGGAGCTGGAGCGCGGCGGGCAGGCGTACTTCGTGCACAACCGCGTGGAGACGATCTACGACATCGCCGCGAAGATACGAGAACTGGTGCCGCAGGCGCGCATCGTCGTGGGCCACGGACAGTTGCCGGAGGCGGAGCTGGAGCGCGTGATGCTCGCCTTTATGAATCACGAGTACGACGTGCTGGTGGCGACATCGATCATCGAGAACGGGCTAGACATTCCGCTTGCGAACACGATCGTCATCAACCGCGCAGATCGCCACGGATTGAGCGAACTTTATCAGTTGCGCGGTCGTGTGGGGCGCTCGAACCGCCGCGCGTATGCGTATCTGCTGATTCCGCCGGAGCAGGAGCTGACGGAGATTGCGCGCCGCCGCCTTGCGGCATTGAAGGAGTTCTCGGACCTTGGCGCAGGTTTCAAGATCGCAGCGCTCGATCTGGAGCTGCGCGGTGCAGGCAACATGCTCGGCGGCGAGCAGTCGGGACACATCGAAGCCATCGGCTTCGAGATGTACACGTCGATGCTCGAAGAGGCTGTGCGCAAGATCAAGGGCGAAGAGGACAAGCCCGCGCACGCCGATACGCAGGTCAACCTGGGCATCAGCGTGCGTATCGACGCGGACTACATCCCGGAGGAGAACCAGCGTCTGCGGATGTACAAGAAGATTGCCGGCGCGGAGGACGTGTCGATGCTGGCCGATGTGCGGGCAGAACTCAAGGATCGCTACGGAGAGCCGCCTGAGTCCGTCGAGAACCTGCTTGCGGCAGGCGAGATTCGTCTGATGGCACAGCAGCTTGGCGTCGCACTGATCGACCGCAAGCGCACGCAGGTCGAGCAGAACAAGGTGAAGACCTTCGTCGAGATGCTGCATGTGAAGTTCGCGGAGCGCGACGGCGCGGCGCAGAGCAATGCCAACAGCGTCGATCCCGGCGTGTTGATGAAGCTGGTGAGCCGCAACACGAAACGCGGCGCGCAGTTTACGCCGCAGGGCGTGTTGCGCTGGCCGTTGACGAGTGCGAAGGCGGACGTTGTCCTGGAAGAGACGCGAGCGCTACTCGATTCGCTGACAAACAAAAGTGGTTGATATTGATTCAACGTTCTAAACCACTTGCGGGAAAGAATGTGACGAATGCAGACGGCCTGTGGGAAAAATATGCTGCGCGCCGAGCGAGCCGGCGGTATGATCGCATTCTGATCGATGAGGCAGCTCATGCATGAGACGATCCGGGTCGGCGAGATGAGCGTGACTTTTCTGAAGACGCGCCACGAGACCGGCGGCGCGCTTGAGATGTATGAGGTCACGCTGCCTCCTGTCGTCAGCGTTGTTGTGCCGCATATCCACCGCGACTACGACGAGATCGTCCTCGGCATGAACGGCATCACGACGTGGACGCTGGACGGCGAGGTCATCGAGCTGCATCCGGGCGGCCGCATCATGATTCCGCGCGGCACGCCGCACTTCTTCGCCAACCTGCACGAGACGACAGCCCGCATGGTGTGCCTGCAAACTCCAGGCATGATGGGGCCCGAATACTTCCGCGAGATCGCGCAACACTTCAATGCAGACGTGCCCGACGTCGCGGCGATCGGCGAGGTGATGAACCGCTACGGTGTAACGCCGATCACGCGGTAACTATTTCAGCGGCGGCTCAGTTGCCTTACACTGCTGTGTGTGACGACCATGCAACTTCGCGGCCTCGTATCTTCCATACTTCTTGGGACAACCATGCTGACATCTGCATCTGCGCAACGAGTCTCTGCCGACGGCGGCAACCAGACCTTCACCTTTCTCGCGGACCAGTATTTCAACGACGTGCTCTTCCACTTCTCGCCCACGCTGGGAACGCAGATGGGGCTACACCAGTACGACAACGAGTTGGAAAACTACTCCGCCGGTACGGTTGAAAAGCAGGTGGTCGCGCTGAAGGTTTACGAGAAAAAGATCGCTGCGATCGATTCGTCAGCGATGGACGCGCCAGTCGCCTCCGACCAGGCGATCCTGCTTAACAGCATCCGCTCGCAGTTGCTTTCGCTTGAGGTGATCCGCAATTGGGAGAAGAGCCCCGACAACTATTCGAGCGGCGTTACCAACTCGATCTTCGTGCTGATGGAGCGGCCATTCGCTCCGCCGAATGCTCGTCTGCGCTCCGTCGTGGAACGCGAGAAGCAGATCCCGCGGGTCTTCGTGGAGGCGCGGAAGAACCTGAAGAACCCGCCGCGCATCTTTACCGAGATTGCACTCGAGCAGATCGACGGCCTGGTGAGCTTCTTCGAGAAGGACGTTCCGGCTGCCTTCGCCGAGGCCGACGATACGAAGGCAAAGGCAGAGTTTGCGGCGTCGAATGCAGCGGTCATCAACGCGTTGAAAGAATATGGCGCGTGGATGAAGACCGACCTGCTGCCGCGCTCGAACGGCGACTATAGGCTGGGAGCGGAGACGTTCGCGAAGAAGCTCAGCTACGACGAGATGGTCGATGTTCCGCTGCCGCGTCTTCTCGATATCGCGATGGCCGACCTGCACCGCAACCAGCAGGAGTTCGCGCGCATCGCGAAGGAGGTCGATCCATCGAAGACGCCGCTAGAGGTGCTGGCCGAGCTGGCGACCATTCATCCCGCGCCGGACAAACTTCTCGACACCTTTCACGGCACCTTCGACTCCCTGATTGCCTACATACGCGCGCACAAGATCATCACGATCCCCAGCGACGTGCAGCCGGTGCTCGAGGAGACGCCGCCCTTCATGCGCGCAACGACCTTCGCTTCGATGGACCCTCCGGGGCCGTTCGAGACGCGATCGACGAAGGCGTACTTCAACGTCACACTACCGGAAAAAGGCTGGTCGCAGGAGCATGTTGCCGGGCACATGGCAAGCTTCAACGTGGGAACCATCATCTCGACCAGCATTCACGAGGCCTATCCCGGCCACTATGTGCAGTTCCTCTTTCAGAACCAGTTTCCGTCGAAGGTGAGGAAGATCGTTTGGGCGAACTCGAACATCGAGGGTTGGGCGCACTACACCGAGGAGATGATGCTCGACGAGGGCTACGCCGCCGCGCCTCCGAACGCCACGCCGGCGCAGGTGCGCGAGGCGAGACTCATTAAACTTGGCCAATTGCAGGACGCTCTTCTGCGCGACGCGCGCTTCGTCAACTCGATCAAGCTGCACACGGGGCTGGGTGAACCGGGCGGCAAGTGGACGATCGATCAGGCGGTCGACTTCTTTGTGAAGGAAGGCTACCAGTCACGCTCGGTGGGGCTGGTCGAAACCAAGCGCGGCACCGCCGACGCGACGTATCTCTACTACACGCTGGGCAAGCTGGAGATCATGAAGCTGCGCGAAGACGTGAAGAAGAAGCAGGGCGCGGCCTTCAGCCTGCAACAGTTCCACGACGACTTCATGCGCCAGGGCTTTGCGCCGGTCAAGGTCATCCGCAAGGCGATGCTGCACGACGATTCGCCTGTGCTGTAGCGGCAGGTTCAACTGCTGAAAAAGCAATCGCAACATCGGCTCTTGAGGTTAATGGGCGAATGATGAAGCCGTATCTGCGTGCGGGCGTTCTTGGCGCAGTGGTATCGTTGGCACTGGCCGGGTGCATGGGAGACGAACCGTACGTGGTGCCTGAAGATCCGTTACCGCCAAACACAATTCTTCTATCGGGAATGATGCGCGAGCTTTCGGCAACCCCCGGCTTTACCGATTCTCTGATCGCACAGTTGAACGGCAACAAGCAGGGGCCGGCGCTGATGTCGCCGCGCCTGATCAAGACATTGAAGGACATGATCCTCGGCAAGGATTGGCAGGGGCTGGATCGTTTTCCCGGCTGGACGCTTGCAGGCATCAATCCGACGGTAAAGATCGCCGGGCGCATCTTTACTAAAAAAGACGATGGCACACCGGACCACAGCGGTGGAGTGAAGGAGAGCGCTCCTGTCGATAACACGCCTGCGACGACGGAGCGCGTGAAGCCGTACATCGATCTTGGGCCCTACACGCTGGAGCATGCGGAGACAGTCGACCTGGGCAAGCCTTCGACCCTGCCGGGGTTTACGACCGAAGGCATCGTCAGCGAACTTGGCGCGGGAGTCATGCGCGGCGATGGGCCGAACGCAACGCTTGCTCCTTTACATGCCGAGAGCCAGCGTCTGGCCGATGTGATGAATCGGCTCAGCATGAATGCGTTGCATGGCGTCAGGCCGGTAACAGCGACCATCGACGCTCATACAGCTTCGACTCCCGAAGAGCTGGTGATAGCCCTTACGGCATCTGGTCATACCGTCAGCGTCTACGATGCGCGCTACTTCGCCAACTTCGGCCACTTCCACTTCAAGGGGCAGGAGGTGATGATGCCGTTCTGGGTCGACTCGCAGATTGCGATCCCCGGATCAAAGCGTTCGCTGCTGGTGCCTGTGAGTCATGCGGAATACGAGTGGGAGATTCGCGGGCCGAAGATCAACGCCAACATCAGCTGGTACTTCGGGATCGACGGCAAGAGCGAGTTCCGCACCATGGACACGCAGGACCAGGCGTGGGTGCTGGGCCGCCACGCGCACACCTATCGCGATAAGGATGCTGTCGAAGTGACACGGCTCGTCGGCAAGATGGTCGTAGCCTTCATGCACCAGCATCTGCGCCGTCCCGATCTTCCCTTCGGGGGCTACTACCCGCTTGGCGTCTGCCAGGATGGCGTCGCGGCGATTGAAAAGAAGATGACGGGCAGCGACTCGCTGTTTCCGAATACGGCAGACACATCGCTGTTCGACGATCCTCGCGATGAGGAAGTAAATGCGATGATGTCGGCGATACCGAAAGACACTGACGGAGGTCTGCCATCGCCGGAGCGCATCTTCGGCTCGCTGCCAACCGGCAATCTCAACGCGATTACGATACCGGGACTCGCCGATGACCTTACGCAGGTGAAGGCGGCATGGCAGGACGGTTCGCTTGAGCGCACGCCGACGTGGATGCGGAGGATGCTGCTGCGGCTCATCGGCATGATCGCAATGGGAGTTCTTGCGTGGCTCGTGATCTGGAGACGCAGGCGTCACCTGCACTGAGCGCAGATAACATGCGACGGTAAATGCTTCTTCCAGAAAGGTAACTATTTGCCGGACGAAGCGGCGGAGGAGGCTGATGCCGCAGCGGGTGCGGGTGAGGAAGCCGCTGGCGCAGCGGGAGCGGTGCTCGTCGTCTCGGATTTTGCCGACGGCGAAGCCGCACTGCCGCTCGAGTCGCCGGATGACTTAGGTTTGGCGTTGCCATAGCCGTCCGCATACCATCCACCGCCCTTGAAGGAGACAGCTGGCGCCGAGAGCACGCGCTCCAGGTGGCCTTTGCAGTGCGGGCACTCGGTAATCTCAGGGTCTGAGAACTTCTGTATCTTTTCCGTGCGTTTGTGGCAGTTGGTGCATTCGTATTCGTAAAGCGGCATAGATGGTCCTTTTCCTGATGTAAAGCGGCTGCAAAACTAAGTATCGGCCTGCGGGTCCCATACGTCGAAGCCCTCTGACTGCGCGGCCTTGAGGAGCTTCTGGTCCGAAGTGACAAACTGAAGCCTGTCATCCCCGCGCATGGAGTCTCTTGCGACGATCGCGGAGGCGAGCTGGAGAGAGTCCAGAGCGCGAAGGTCTTGACGATCAACCAGGGCGGACGCATGTTCCACGATCGCTGCCGTGACCGGGTGCTCGAGGAGGCGCTGGGACTCGCCAACCAAGGCTGCAATCGAAGAATCGGCGTCAGCATCCGAGATATCTCCCGCCCGCTGACGCCGCCGTATGGCTGACCTCACTTCGATCAAGGCAAGCGCAGAGACCTGCTTCCTCTGATCGTCGACCTCGGTCACAAGTTGAACGATGGACTCCGAGCCGGCCTCGGCGACAAAGAGCTTGACGAGGGCGCTGGAGTCGATGAAGTAATGCGTCAGAGGCTTCCCCTTTCGCGCATGATCGTCGCCGATACCGGCTCACCTCGGACGGGAACCGGGTGGAAGCGTGCGGAGACGATCTGTCGCATCTGCCCGCTCCGGTTCAGTTTGACGGTTGTCGTCTGATGTTCCGACTTTGGATTGTGAATTTTATTCACAAGGATGGCGCCGCTTTCGATCGCGCCCGTTAGAACGCGGTGACGTGAGTCGGCCGATGCAGCCCAGGCAAAGGGATATCGGGGAAGGTCCTTATCGCGAAACCGGGTCAATGCAACGAAGAGCTTTCCGATCTCCACTTCGGCCAGCGCCTCGCAGCACTGCCTGATCTCGTCGGTAGTGACTCCAGTCGACCTCAGCGAGGCTGGCGGAGCCTCTGGCGATGCAGTTTGCTGGGACGTCAAGGTCGGCTCCGGCGTGGCTCCTGCGGAGGTCGATGCTTTATTCGGTGCCGGCTCGAAGTAGATGAGGATTTCACCGTTCTCCGGGCTCCAGTTCGAAGCGGCAGCCGTGTTGCGCTTTTTTCTGCCGTCTTCCTCAAGCTGAATCACCGGGGTAAAGCCCTCCGGTGCCAGAAAGCTGAGCGCAGCGGTAATCCTATCGTTTAACGGAGCGTTACGCAGAGCTTCGAGACCTGCCTGTATGGCACTTTCGACGTCGCTAATTGTGGAAAGGGTGGTTCTGGAATCATTCGTCATTAGCCTAGTCTTCCTGTAGGTTAGAGGTTATTGCTGGTATTTATAAAATAAACTGCTCCGCCCATATATAAACGGATGGAGCAGTTAAATGCAAATTAACTCTTCAGGCGTCGGTTACAGCTTCCCAAGCTCAATCAGGCGAACGCTGGCGATGGCCTCGACCTTGCGCAGCGCCTCGATGGCTGCGTTGGCGGCTGCCGCGTTGGGCACGTCGATCTGTACGACGGCGAGCGCCTGGCCCTGCGGTACGCGCTGCGATTTTGCTTCGCGTGCGGGGTCGTTGGCGCGGCCCAGGGCGAAGTTGGCGATGTTCACCGAGTTGTCGCCCAGGATCGTTCCGATGCGGCCGATCACTCCGGGCACGTCGTGATTGCGGATGGCGACCAGCGTTCCCGTGAGCGGCGCCTCGATGTCGATGCCGTCATAGGTCAGCAGGCGTGGCGAGGTGCCGTGTAGCACCGTCGCTGACGCCGAGGCATCGCCCTCGGAGGAGTGCAGGATCATCTTGAGTACAGAGCCCGCGCCGCCGGTGGTGAACTCCTTCTTGTCTTCCTGCACGCGGATGCCGCGCTCTTCCGCGACCGAAGCGGCGTTGATGCGGTTGGCGGTGCTGCCGCCGTCGGAGTCGGCGAAGACGCCGGCCAGCGCGGCGTTGCGAACGAGGTCCGTCTTGCCCGCAGCAAGGCGGCCGGAGTAGCTGATCTGAATGTTCTCAAGATTACCCGGCGTGGCGTGCGAGAGGAACTGCCCGAGACGGTCGGCCATCTCGATGTAGGGCGCGATCTCGGTGTACTCCTCGTGCGTGAGCGAGGGCACATTGACGGCGTTCTGCACCACGCCGAGCTTCAGGTAGTCGCGCACCTGGCGCGCAAGCTGGATGCCGATGGCCTCCTGCGCCTCATCGGTGGAGCCCGCAATGTGCGGTGAGAGGATGACGTTGTCGAGCCCGAAGAAGGGCGAGTCCTTAAGCGGCTCCTGGTGAAAGACGTCGAGCGCGGCGCCGCCCACGTGGCCGGACTTCAGCGCGTCGGCAAGCGCTTGTTCGACGATCAGCTCGCCGCGCGCGCAGTTGATGATGCGCACGCCCTTCTTCATGATGGCCAGCGAGGTGGCGTTGATCAGGCCCTCGGTCTGCGGCGTCAGGCCGACGTGCAACGTTAGATAATCCGAGCGGCGGAAGATCTCGTCGATCGGCACGAGCGTGACGTCGTTCTCGCGCGCGATCACAGGCGCGATGAAGGGGTCGTAGCCGATCAGCTCCATGCCGAAGCTGCGCGCGCGGCGCGCGACCTCGAGGCCGATGCGGCCCAGGCCCACGATGCCGAAGGTCTTGCCGCGAAGCTCCTGTCCTTGCAGCGATTTTTTCTCCCATTTGCCGGCATGCATGGTCGCGGTGGCGCGTGGAATGGAACGCGCGAGCGCCACCATCAGGCCCAGCGTCAGCTCGGCCACGGCGATGGCGTTGGCTCCGGGTGTGTTCATCACCACGATACCCTTGCGGGTAGCCGCGTCGGTGTCGATGTTGTCGACGCCCACGCCGGCGCGACCGATGACGCGAAGCTTTGGCGCGGACTCAAGCAGCTTGGCGTCGGCCTGGACGGCGGAGCGCACGACGAGAGCGTCGGCGTCGGCAAGTTCGGCGGCGAGGCCGTTCTTAATCTGGTCGGCGGTAACGATCTGCCAGCCGGGCTCCTGCTGGAAGATGGCGGCTGTGGCGGGGGAGACTTTTTCAGCGAGAACGATCTTCATGTAACTCCTATTTTACTTTGACAAGGTGGACGAGGAAGATACGGCGGGGAAAAGAGAGTTGCAGATCAACAACAGCGCGAGGATGCGCCCTTTTGCTGTGCGACGATTCTTTGCAGAAGTTTCATTTGCGGTCTGTGGTGATGCCAAGGTCCTCTACCACGTCAGGGTCGTAGCTCTCCAACTCTTTCAGCAGGCCTTCGTCCGAAAGGTCGAGGGGCCTTGA from Acidobacteriota bacterium includes:
- a CDS encoding cupin domain-containing protein, whose product is MHETIRVGEMSVTFLKTRHETGGALEMYEVTLPPVVSVVVPHIHRDYDEIVLGMNGITTWTLDGEVIELHPGGRIMIPRGTPHFFANLHETTARMVCLQTPGMMGPEYFREIAQHFNADVPDVAAIGEVMNRYGVTPITR
- a CDS encoding phosphoglycerate dehydrogenase — its product is MKIVLAEKVSPATAAIFQQEPGWQIVTADQIKNGLAAELADADALVVRSAVQADAKLLESAPKLRVIGRAGVGVDNIDTDAATRKGIVVMNTPGANAIAVAELTLGLMVALARSIPRATATMHAGKWEKKSLQGQELRGKTFGIVGLGRIGLEVARRARSFGMELIGYDPFIAPVIARENDVTLVPIDEIFRRSDYLTLHVGLTPQTEGLINATSLAIMKKGVRIINCARGELIVEQALADALKSGHVGGAALDVFHQEPLKDSPFFGLDNVILSPHIAGSTDEAQEAIGIQLARQVRDYLKLGVVQNAVNVPSLTHEEYTEIAPYIEMADRLGQFLSHATPGNLENIQISYSGRLAAGKTDLVRNAALAGVFADSDGGSTANRINAASVAEERGIRVQEDKKEFTTGGAGSVLKMILHSSEGDASASATVLHGTSPRLLTYDGIDIEAPLTGTLVAIRNHDVPGVIGRIGTILGDNSVNIANFALGRANDPAREAKSQRVPQGQALAVVQIDVPNAAAANAAIEALRKVEAIASVRLIELGKL
- a CDS encoding DUF885 domain-containing protein, which encodes MLTSASAQRVSADGGNQTFTFLADQYFNDVLFHFSPTLGTQMGLHQYDNELENYSAGTVEKQVVALKVYEKKIAAIDSSAMDAPVASDQAILLNSIRSQLLSLEVIRNWEKSPDNYSSGVTNSIFVLMERPFAPPNARLRSVVEREKQIPRVFVEARKNLKNPPRIFTEIALEQIDGLVSFFEKDVPAAFAEADDTKAKAEFAASNAAVINALKEYGAWMKTDLLPRSNGDYRLGAETFAKKLSYDEMVDVPLPRLLDIAMADLHRNQQEFARIAKEVDPSKTPLEVLAELATIHPAPDKLLDTFHGTFDSLIAYIRAHKIITIPSDVQPVLEETPPFMRATTFASMDPPGPFETRSTKAYFNVTLPEKGWSQEHVAGHMASFNVGTIISTSIHEAYPGHYVQFLFQNQFPSKVRKIVWANSNIEGWAHYTEEMMLDEGYAAAPPNATPAQVREARLIKLGQLQDALLRDARFVNSIKLHTGLGEPGGKWTIDQAVDFFVKEGYQSRSVGLVETKRGTADATYLYYTLGKLEIMKLREDVKKKQGAAFSLQQFHDDFMRQGFAPVKVIRKAMLHDDSPVL
- the mfd gene encoding transcription-repair coupling factor, giving the protein MVLPFVRELLAELEHTDAFERVRRHLSAGSGRRRVSGLTVTARALYLPYFVRAAEAPALIVVSDNKSAEALHAAALETCALTGALEPSQVLRLPSHDVLPFENLSPHPEIQETRASALWKICAHKARTPRLVIAPIESACMKLFDRGYYAALALDLRVGEEHLPEMLVEHLLSVGYTKVDVVEMPGQVTIRGGIIDVYSPEQDSPVRIDFFGDEIESIRRFDPETQRSSSSLDRALLLPLTETPVTEKLLGAINARLTRAGVAGAALEGGEEPVELQTHVATRTGEATVFPGWEFFAPVAGAKSTLLDLLGPSTRVFVEEPAMVKNQGERWWNKVEQRHERSGIGSLVRAEDIYLSPWELEDRLRRTTGCDLDQLGAVDVLDAERNELSEIEFSTRPTQRFHGSIPAMIEALQSLMRQEARILLTAPNQGEVERLAGLLQEYQVPYRLGSRTEQHGSSTVYSESSYLAGDLRTPVIVKTAIAAGVQILDQDKTTARQIVVFGAQDLSDEADVTARPVRRAKSKAAAFISDFRDLAVGDYVVHVEHGIARYMGLRVIEENGQPPLELMILEFADEAKLYVPLTRLDLIQKYRSTETGPAPVLNKLGSQGWQKTKARVKKAMADMAAELLKLYAQREATQGMPFSPDTNMQREFEDAFDFNETDDQLNAIADIKQDMESTQPMDRLLCGDVGYGKTEVAMRAAFKAVQDSKQVAVLTPTTVLSFQHYESFKRRFANFPVTVEMISRFRTPKEQKEILEKAAEGKIDILIGTHRILSKDLKFQDLGLLVVDEEQRFGVRHKERLKHMRTAIDVLSMSATPIPRTLHMSLIGLRDMSVIETPPKDRMAIQTIVAKFDEKLVRTAIEVELERGGQAYFVHNRVETIYDIAAKIRELVPQARIVVGHGQLPEAELERVMLAFMNHEYDVLVATSIIENGLDIPLANTIVINRADRHGLSELYQLRGRVGRSNRRAYAYLLIPPEQELTEIARRRLAALKEFSDLGAGFKIAALDLELRGAGNMLGGEQSGHIEAIGFEMYTSMLEEAVRKIKGEEDKPAHADTQVNLGISVRIDADYIPEENQRLRMYKKIAGAEDVSMLADVRAELKDRYGEPPESVENLLAAGEIRLMAQQLGVALIDRKRTQVEQNKVKTFVEMLHVKFAERDGAAQSNANSVDPGVLMKLVSRNTKRGAQFTPQGVLRWPLTSAKADVVLEETRALLDSLTNKSG
- a CDS encoding type II toxin-antitoxin system VapC family toxin, whose product is MGDDHARKGKPLTHYFIDSSALVKLFVAEAGSESIVQLVTEVDDQRKQVSALALIEVRSAIRRRQRAGDISDADADSSIAALVGESQRLLEHPVTAAIVEHASALVDRQDLRALDSLQLASAIVARDSMRGDDRLQFVTSDQKLLKAAQSEGFDVWDPQADT
- a CDS encoding zinc ribbon domain-containing protein, with the protein product MPLYEYECTNCHKRTEKIQKFSDPEITECPHCKGHLERVLSAPAVSFKGGGWYADGYGNAKPKSSGDSSGSAASPSAKSETTSTAPAAPAASSPAPAAASASSAASSGK